A part of Streptomyces sp. NBC_01210 genomic DNA contains:
- a CDS encoding ABC transporter permease, whose amino-acid sequence MTPSPSPRSLLGFLRGHLIGTYGLLALTALLFLIFSITLPDTFPTRDNISSILSNQSIPAILALGATIPIVTGKFDLSIGYGLGLAHVMVMQLIVNEGWPWPLACLAVILGGLVVGALNGVIVEFAQIDSFIATLGTGSIMYAFTGWITDGARIVPGPQGLPRAFTDIYDSRFLGLPVPAFYVLAVVVALWLVLERLPLGRYLYVIGSNPRAAGILGIPTRKYSVYAFAGSGLVVGFAGVLLAAQQQTGNPSVGLDYLLPAFVGALLGSTAIKPGRANALGTLVAVAVLAIGLAGIGQLGAQFWVTPLFNGGTLLIAVGLAGYSARRRLRTDPTATRQSLATPSAAPTKDGNP is encoded by the coding sequence GTGACCCCCTCCCCCTCGCCTCGATCCCTGCTCGGCTTTCTGCGCGGACATCTCATCGGCACCTACGGCCTTCTGGCCCTCACCGCCCTGCTCTTCCTGATCTTCTCCATCACCCTGCCGGACACCTTTCCCACGCGGGACAACATCTCGTCGATCCTCTCCAACCAATCGATCCCCGCCATCCTCGCGCTCGGCGCGACGATCCCCATCGTCACCGGCAAGTTCGACCTGTCCATCGGCTACGGTCTCGGCCTGGCGCACGTCATGGTGATGCAACTGATCGTCAACGAAGGCTGGCCCTGGCCGCTCGCCTGCCTCGCAGTGATCCTCGGAGGGCTGGTGGTCGGCGCTCTGAACGGTGTCATCGTCGAGTTCGCGCAGATCGACTCCTTCATCGCCACTCTCGGCACCGGCAGCATCATGTACGCCTTCACCGGCTGGATCACCGACGGAGCCCGGATCGTCCCCGGACCGCAGGGCCTGCCGCGCGCCTTCACCGACATCTACGACTCCAGGTTCCTCGGCCTGCCGGTACCCGCCTTCTATGTCCTCGCCGTCGTCGTCGCCCTCTGGCTGGTGCTGGAGCGGCTGCCGCTCGGGCGGTACCTGTATGTCATCGGCTCCAACCCCCGTGCCGCCGGCATCCTCGGCATCCCCACCCGCAAGTACTCCGTCTACGCCTTCGCCGGATCGGGCCTGGTCGTCGGCTTCGCCGGTGTCCTCCTCGCCGCCCAGCAGCAGACCGGCAACCCGAGTGTCGGCCTGGACTACCTGCTGCCCGCCTTCGTCGGCGCCCTGCTCGGCTCCACCGCGATCAAACCCGGCCGCGCCAACGCCTTGGGCACCCTCGTGGCCGTCGCCGTCCTCGCCATCGGCCTCGCCGGCATCGGCCAGCTCGGCGCCCAGTTCTGGGTCACCCCGCTGTTCAACGGCGGCACCCTGCTCATCGCCGTCGGCCTGGCCGGCTACTCCGCCCGCCGCCGACTGCGCACCGACCCCACCGCGACCCGCCAGTCACTCGCAACGCCGTCGGCTGCACCGACGAAGGACGGCAACCCCTAG
- a CDS encoding DUF6230 family protein has protein sequence MSHGVGRTRWKRFAIILVPGIAAAATLGVAMAQGALAASFFISGQRFQVGADSLTVRGLSIYGMVDVPRKGTPVPVVVTGLRHAKIDGLCQSVVVPVPVLGTYTLRLTGDRGVAEAKDMFIDGTSLAASQASLDDLDIGVAAGSLTKGKVNPDDRDSRFFDPNGFAQQAASATLTDVRVIAVAVSAATLNVPGLNLRLVKGREECF, from the coding sequence ATGTCACACGGCGTCGGCAGGACACGCTGGAAGCGCTTCGCCATCATCCTGGTCCCGGGCATCGCGGCCGCCGCGACTCTTGGTGTCGCCATGGCGCAAGGAGCGCTGGCCGCGTCGTTCTTCATCTCCGGCCAGCGCTTCCAGGTCGGCGCCGACTCACTGACCGTACGAGGTCTGAGCATCTACGGCATGGTGGACGTGCCCCGTAAAGGCACCCCTGTTCCGGTCGTGGTCACCGGGCTGAGGCATGCGAAGATCGACGGTCTGTGCCAGTCCGTTGTGGTCCCGGTCCCGGTTCTCGGCACGTACACGCTGAGGCTCACTGGTGACCGGGGCGTGGCCGAGGCGAAGGACATGTTCATCGATGGGACCTCCTTGGCAGCGAGTCAGGCGTCCCTCGATGATCTCGACATCGGTGTCGCGGCCGGCTCGCTCACCAAGGGCAAGGTCAACCCCGATGACAGGGACTCGCGGTTCTTCGATCCCAACGGCTTCGCACAGCAAGCGGCGTCGGCCACTCTCACCGACGTACGTGTCATCGCAGTCGCCGTCTCGGCCGCCACTCTCAATGTCCCTGGTCTCAATCTGCGTCTCGTGAAGGGGCGCGAAGAGTGCTTCTGA
- a CDS encoding MFS transporter, which translates to MRPTATSSAPGSLGWNHETAMLALLSFAMLIVSLDQYIVVVALPDIARDLGYSARTLQAVISAYAVASAGFLLFGGRAADLLGRRRILATGLALYAGASLAGGLATGPGMLLAARAFQGLGGALVFPTTLALINTTFAEGRARNRALGIWGGAGAAGLVIGVLLGGLLTQAFGWEAVFLVNVVLAGPALLLAFVVIPRDGEREKGRNFDLPGALSITLGVTLIVFALVQGPGLGWLSPGILVSAVAGLLLIGAFFIIERRSDDPLMPPRLLSNPNLITGVVIAFMFMATFGSVLYFLSIYFQEILGYDALQTGAGFLIPTAVVVAGSTTAGQLVTRFGLRRTLAAALAVGALGAVALGLAVSPNGTYIELVPGLVVLSVGDGVVFTAMFIAAATGISDRQQGIASGIASTGSGAGAAVGLAILVLVATAGLDGLSGEQLRIATADGISTTLFVVAGGIVLTFLVALRRCPTPHEPVPAPVPYQTRRC; encoded by the coding sequence GTGCGACCCACAGCGACATCATCGGCGCCCGGCAGCCTCGGTTGGAACCATGAGACAGCGATGCTGGCGCTCCTGTCCTTCGCCATGCTGATCGTTTCGCTCGACCAGTACATCGTGGTCGTGGCACTCCCCGACATCGCACGCGACCTTGGCTATTCGGCGCGGACGCTCCAGGCGGTCATCAGCGCCTATGCGGTAGCCTCGGCCGGCTTCCTACTGTTCGGCGGGCGCGCCGCCGACCTGCTCGGACGACGCCGCATCCTGGCCACCGGCCTCGCACTCTATGCCGGGGCATCGCTCGCGGGAGGACTCGCGACCGGCCCAGGAATGCTCCTCGCCGCCCGCGCATTCCAAGGTCTCGGCGGAGCCCTCGTCTTCCCCACCACCCTGGCCCTCATCAACACCACCTTCGCTGAAGGCCGCGCCCGCAACCGCGCATTGGGAATCTGGGGAGGGGCAGGCGCGGCAGGACTCGTCATCGGTGTGCTGCTCGGCGGTCTTCTGACGCAGGCGTTCGGTTGGGAAGCGGTCTTCCTCGTCAACGTCGTGCTGGCCGGCCCTGCGCTGCTGCTCGCCTTCGTTGTGATCCCCCGGGACGGTGAACGCGAAAAAGGCCGTAACTTCGACCTACCCGGTGCCCTCAGCATCACTCTCGGTGTCACACTCATCGTGTTCGCCCTCGTGCAAGGCCCCGGATTGGGCTGGCTTTCGCCGGGCATCCTGGTCAGCGCAGTGGCGGGCCTCCTGCTGATCGGAGCTTTCTTCATCATCGAGCGGCGCAGCGACGACCCGCTCATGCCACCCCGGCTGCTCTCCAACCCCAACTTGATCACCGGCGTCGTCATCGCGTTCATGTTCATGGCGACCTTCGGCTCCGTGCTCTACTTCCTGTCCATTTACTTCCAGGAGATTCTGGGCTACGACGCTTTGCAGACCGGCGCCGGCTTCCTCATCCCCACGGCAGTGGTGGTGGCCGGTTCGACAACCGCAGGCCAGCTCGTGACGCGGTTCGGTCTCAGGCGCACGTTGGCCGCAGCCCTCGCCGTCGGTGCGCTCGGTGCGGTCGCACTCGGCCTCGCGGTTTCGCCGAACGGCACATACATCGAACTCGTCCCCGGCCTCGTGGTGCTCAGCGTCGGCGACGGGGTGGTCTTCACGGCCATGTTCATCGCCGCCGCCACTGGAATCTCCGACCGACAACAAGGCATCGCCTCCGGCATTGCCTCCACCGGCTCAGGCGCGGGCGCAGCTGTCGGCCTCGCCATCCTCGTCCTGGTGGCGACTGCCGGCCTCGATGGCCTCTCCGGTGAACAGCTTCGAATCGCCACCGCCGACGGGATCAGTACCACGCTCTTCGTCGTGGCAGGCGGAATCGTGCTGACCTTCCTCGTCGCCTTGAGGCGGTGCCCGACACCGCACGAACCGGTACCCGCCCCCGTGCCGTACCAGACCCGTCGCTGCTGA
- a CDS encoding winged helix-turn-helix transcriptional regulator, whose protein sequence is MAEPVDQACPINPVVDLVFSRWTTPILWVLEHHGRLRFNELQRLVPSITPKVLTQRVRQLERDGMIVRTYHAEIPPRVEYEISDLGRTLVPVFDTLVGWSEAHLPQVAAARRAYDAAREEEEAWAKG, encoded by the coding sequence ATGGCCGAGCCGGTGGACCAGGCATGCCCGATCAATCCGGTAGTTGACCTGGTGTTCAGTCGCTGGACCACCCCGATCCTGTGGGTGCTCGAGCACCATGGGCGGCTGCGTTTCAATGAACTGCAGCGGCTCGTGCCGAGCATCACCCCCAAGGTCCTCACCCAGCGCGTGCGTCAGCTGGAGCGTGACGGCATGATCGTGCGCACCTACCACGCGGAGATCCCGCCCCGGGTGGAGTACGAGATCAGCGACCTGGGCCGCACCCTGGTACCGGTTTTCGACACTCTCGTGGGCTGGTCCGAGGCGCACCTGCCACAGGTCGCCGCCGCCCGACGCGCCTATGACGCCGCACGGGAGGAAGAGGAAGCCTGGGCCAAAGGCTGA
- a CDS encoding DUF6114 domain-containing protein translates to MIHNPFGRRPGLRVAIADARRRFRAWRGERPFWAGLFTLAAGVPVIYFPYVSLSLGGIPLALSTTAGAGSLIIGILLVILGITLWFHQQVRVFAGIAAMLLALASLPMVNFGGMFLGLLCGLVGGSLACAWAPPDTADPRPAHRASAAVPVSEDQGER, encoded by the coding sequence GTGATCCACAACCCTTTCGGCAGACGCCCAGGACTGCGCGTCGCGATCGCCGACGCCCGACGGAGATTCAGGGCATGGCGTGGTGAACGCCCCTTCTGGGCCGGGCTGTTCACCCTCGCGGCCGGAGTTCCCGTCATCTACTTCCCCTACGTGAGCCTCAGTCTGGGCGGCATCCCTCTCGCGCTGTCCACCACCGCCGGCGCAGGCTCGCTGATCATCGGGATCCTGCTCGTCATCCTCGGCATCACCCTCTGGTTCCACCAGCAAGTGCGTGTGTTCGCCGGGATCGCGGCCATGCTGCTCGCCCTCGCCTCCCTCCCCATGGTCAACTTCGGGGGGATGTTTCTCGGTCTGCTCTGCGGCCTCGTCGGCGGCTCCCTCGCCTGTGCCTGGGCCCCGCCGGACACCGCGGATCCTCGGCCCGCTCACCGCGCCTCCGCGGCCGTCCCGGTGAGCGAGGACCAGGGTGAGAGGTGA
- a CDS encoding substrate-binding domain-containing protein, producing the protein MYSHRKTALTAAALLALTTTVVVGCGRGPSTGTGPSKAGCPAVLAKAKGAVQQAENTNVSWNGPTSGPTAVSGRTIVYVAQTMTNPGVAGVAQGVKEAGKVTGWNVRVIDGEGTPAGIQAALSQAVTLKPSGIVIGGFDPNLTSQQVARAQAAHIPLIGWHAVRSPGPSKNPSLYTNITTKVEDVAKISADWVIARSNGNAGVVVFTDDSIPFAKNKSELIKQELATCSGLKLLAYENIPIPDASHRTPQEVSSLLSRFQNSWTYSVAINDLYFADAAPALRAAAKPGSGPPFNIGAGDGDPSAFQRINSKQFQAATVPEPLSQQGWQIIDEFNRSFAGQAASGYVAPVHIATADNSNGATSWNPSGYREAYRKIWRA; encoded by the coding sequence GTGTACTCGCACCGAAAGACCGCCCTCACCGCCGCAGCCCTGCTGGCACTGACTACCACCGTCGTTGTCGGTTGCGGGCGCGGCCCGTCGACCGGCACCGGGCCGTCGAAGGCCGGTTGCCCCGCCGTCCTCGCGAAGGCCAAGGGGGCCGTGCAGCAGGCCGAGAACACCAACGTCTCCTGGAACGGCCCCACCAGCGGCCCCACGGCGGTTTCCGGCAGGACCATCGTCTACGTCGCGCAGACCATGACCAACCCTGGCGTCGCAGGCGTCGCGCAGGGCGTCAAGGAAGCCGGGAAGGTCACCGGATGGAACGTCCGGGTGATCGACGGAGAGGGCACCCCCGCCGGCATCCAGGCAGCACTCAGCCAGGCCGTCACCCTCAAGCCCTCGGGCATCGTCATCGGCGGCTTCGACCCCAATCTGACTTCGCAGCAGGTGGCGCGGGCACAAGCGGCGCATATCCCGCTCATCGGCTGGCACGCGGTCCGTTCCCCCGGGCCGAGCAAGAACCCCAGCCTCTACACCAACATCACCACCAAAGTGGAGGACGTGGCGAAGATCAGTGCGGACTGGGTCATCGCTCGGTCCAACGGCAATGCCGGAGTCGTCGTCTTCACCGACGACTCGATCCCGTTCGCCAAGAACAAGTCCGAACTGATCAAGCAGGAGCTCGCCACCTGCTCCGGCCTGAAGCTGCTGGCGTACGAGAACATCCCGATTCCGGACGCGAGCCACCGCACCCCCCAGGAGGTCTCCTCCCTCCTCTCCCGCTTCCAGAACAGCTGGACGTACTCCGTCGCCATCAACGACCTCTACTTCGCCGACGCCGCCCCGGCCCTCCGCGCTGCCGCAAAACCAGGCTCCGGCCCTCCCTTCAACATCGGGGCGGGCGACGGCGATCCCTCCGCCTTCCAGCGCATCAACAGCAAGCAGTTCCAGGCCGCCACCGTCCCCGAGCCGCTGTCCCAGCAAGGCTGGCAAATCATCGATGAGTTCAACCGCTCGTTCGCCGGCCAGGCCGCCAGCGGCTACGTCGCCCCCGTCCACATCGCCACGGCCGACAACAGCAACGGGGCCACTTCCTGGAATCCGTCGGGCTACCGCGAGGCCTACCGGAAGATCTGGCGCGCGTAA
- a CDS encoding sugar ABC transporter ATP-binding protein, which translates to MNDAPDTSMSPPSRFGGEPLVRIRGLSKRFGGTLALAAVDLDIHGGSVLALLGPNGAGKSTLIKVLAGVHRADEGEVTVAGHPLGSAAATRKMSFIHQDLGLVEWMTVAENIALGTGYPRRRGLVSWRQTRERCAEALRIVAGHLDADSRIADLAPAERSLVAIARALATRAELFILDEPTATLPAADCARLFDVLHALRDRGHGILYVSHRLDEVYKVADTFAVLRDGRLVSQGPLAVHSPARLVRDIVGRELAGHRTATAPATAPPVLSLDSVRTQYTGPVSLELRAGEILGTVGLTGAGHMDLGRALAGTRPILGGRALLDGRPYHPRTVAAALDSGIGFVAGNRQEEGCAAELTVRENFLANPRAAGVPPWHWISPRRERAEATALIDRFSVHPRDCEVPIATLSGGNQQKIMVGRWLRGSLRLLILEEPTASVDVGAKAAIYRLLDDALAAGLAVLLISTDFEEVATVCHRALVFARGSVTAELTGEALTVSELTRTASAMPAITGTATSR; encoded by the coding sequence GTGAATGACGCTCCCGACACCTCGATGAGCCCACCCTCGCGCTTCGGTGGAGAACCTCTCGTCCGCATTCGCGGTCTCAGCAAGCGATTCGGCGGCACCCTCGCGCTCGCCGCGGTCGACCTCGACATCCACGGCGGCAGCGTCCTCGCCCTGCTCGGTCCCAACGGCGCCGGGAAGTCCACCCTCATCAAGGTGCTCGCCGGGGTGCACCGCGCCGACGAGGGCGAAGTGACGGTGGCCGGGCATCCACTCGGCTCCGCCGCCGCCACCCGGAAGATGTCGTTCATCCACCAGGATCTCGGCCTCGTCGAGTGGATGACGGTCGCCGAGAACATCGCACTGGGCACCGGCTATCCGCGCCGTCGCGGACTGGTCTCCTGGCGGCAGACCCGAGAGCGCTGCGCCGAGGCACTGCGGATCGTCGCCGGACACCTGGACGCCGACTCCCGGATTGCCGACCTCGCCCCCGCCGAGCGCTCGCTGGTCGCCATCGCCCGCGCCCTGGCGACGCGGGCGGAGCTCTTCATCCTCGACGAGCCGACCGCCACCCTCCCCGCCGCGGACTGCGCCCGGCTCTTCGACGTACTGCACGCCCTGCGCGACCGAGGGCACGGCATCCTCTACGTCAGCCACCGGCTCGACGAGGTCTACAAGGTCGCCGACACCTTTGCCGTCCTGCGCGACGGCCGGCTCGTCAGCCAAGGTCCGCTCGCCGTCCACAGCCCCGCCCGTCTGGTGCGCGACATCGTGGGCCGCGAACTGGCCGGCCACCGGACCGCCACCGCCCCCGCCACAGCCCCGCCCGTCCTGAGCCTCGACAGCGTACGGACCCAATACACCGGACCGGTCAGCCTGGAACTGCGTGCCGGCGAAATCCTCGGCACAGTGGGCCTGACCGGCGCCGGTCACATGGACCTGGGCCGCGCCCTCGCCGGCACCCGGCCGATCCTCGGCGGGCGGGCGCTGCTCGACGGCCGCCCGTACCACCCGCGTACGGTCGCCGCCGCTCTCGACTCCGGCATCGGCTTCGTGGCCGGCAACCGTCAGGAGGAGGGCTGCGCCGCCGAACTGACCGTACGGGAGAACTTCCTGGCCAACCCCCGGGCAGCCGGTGTGCCGCCGTGGCACTGGATCAGTCCCCGGCGCGAGCGCGCCGAGGCCACCGCCCTGATCGATCGGTTCTCGGTGCACCCCCGCGACTGCGAGGTCCCGATCGCCACCCTTTCGGGCGGCAACCAGCAGAAGATCATGGTCGGCCGATGGCTCCGGGGGAGCCTGCGCCTGCTGATCCTCGAAGAGCCGACCGCCAGCGTGGACGTCGGCGCCAAGGCCGCGATCTACCGTCTGCTCGACGACGCGCTGGCCGCCGGCCTGGCGGTACTGCTCATCTCCACCGATTTCGAGGAGGTCGCAACCGTGTGCCACCGCGCCCTGGTGTTCGCCCGTGGGTCCGTGACAGCCGAGCTGACCGGCGAAGCCCTGACTGTCAGCGAACTCACCCGCACCGCCTCGGCCATGCCCGCCATCACCGGAACCGCGACGAGCCGGTGA
- a CDS encoding luciferase domain-containing protein, protein MTFPALPTREGDRPETGPEVPHLQYTQISPPQIKEELRHWMATALPGIVPGRSEISVPSTWAVFLGDVAPAEGARLFLPRGNAEFAHLHADGSLHLALDPADHPAFLASGWGEKHPLYDRGVNVVMFYAPRDQAELEVAKKVIATSYQYATGRAPTVTTAAA, encoded by the coding sequence ATGACGTTCCCGGCACTCCCCACGCGTGAGGGCGACCGGCCCGAGACCGGGCCGGAGGTTCCTCACCTGCAGTACACCCAGATCAGCCCGCCGCAGATCAAGGAAGAACTGCGGCACTGGATGGCCACCGCACTGCCCGGCATCGTCCCGGGCCGCAGCGAGATATCCGTCCCCAGCACCTGGGCGGTGTTCCTCGGCGACGTCGCCCCGGCCGAGGGCGCCCGGCTGTTCCTGCCGCGGGGGAACGCGGAGTTCGCGCACCTGCACGCCGACGGCAGCCTCCACCTGGCGCTGGACCCGGCCGACCACCCCGCGTTCCTGGCCTCCGGGTGGGGCGAGAAGCACCCTCTGTACGACCGCGGCGTCAACGTCGTCATGTTCTACGCCCCCCGCGACCAGGCCGAGCTCGAGGTGGCCAAGAAGGTCATCGCCACCTCCTACCAGTACGCAACCGGCCGCGCTCCGACCGTCACGACCGCTGCGGCCTGA
- a CDS encoding MFS transporter, translated as MTPRTGSPQSSASARLVLLTLAAGQFLMALDSSVMNVSIATVADDVGTTVTGIQGAITAYTLVMAMFMIPGGKVGALIGRKRAFVIGCVIYGCGSLTTALAPNLPVLLLGWSFLEGIGAALILPAIVALVAGNFGAERRPAAYGLVAAAGAVAIAVGPLIGGIATTYFSWRWVFAGEVVIVLGILVLARRIADAPSDGRPRIDLVGAVLSALGLGIFVYGVLRSDEWGWFQPKPDAPSWLGISLVIWLMLVGVLLIWLFLRWEARLVEQRKEPLVDPALLQNKQLTGGLTMFFFQYLVQMGVFFVVPLYLSVALGLSALKTGAYLLPLSLTLLAAAILIPRFFPDVSPRRVVRLGILSLLAGAVVLMAALDADAGAEIVTIPLLLIGLGMGALASQLGSVTVSAVPDEQSAEVGGIQNAVTNLGASIGTALAGSILIAALTASFLTTIDQNPAVPAEVKSQATVQLQSGVPFLSDAQLKTALDDAGTSTEVTQAALDANAAARLDGLRAALAILALAALIALFFTHRIPTTQPRSTKP; from the coding sequence ATGACACCCAGGACAGGCTCTCCCCAGAGTTCGGCATCGGCGCGACTCGTCCTGCTGACACTCGCGGCCGGGCAGTTCCTGATGGCGCTCGACAGCTCTGTCATGAACGTCTCGATCGCGACGGTGGCCGACGACGTGGGCACGACCGTGACCGGGATCCAGGGCGCGATCACGGCATACACGCTCGTGATGGCGATGTTCATGATCCCTGGCGGCAAGGTCGGCGCGCTCATCGGCCGCAAGCGCGCGTTCGTGATCGGCTGCGTCATCTACGGCTGTGGATCCCTGACGACAGCGCTCGCCCCGAACCTGCCCGTGCTCCTGCTCGGCTGGTCGTTCCTCGAGGGGATCGGGGCGGCGCTCATCCTGCCTGCGATCGTGGCGCTCGTCGCCGGCAACTTCGGCGCTGAACGCCGGCCCGCCGCCTACGGACTCGTCGCGGCCGCAGGGGCCGTAGCCATCGCGGTCGGACCGCTGATCGGGGGTATCGCGACGACGTACTTCTCCTGGCGCTGGGTGTTCGCCGGTGAGGTCGTGATCGTGCTCGGCATCCTGGTACTGGCCCGCCGCATCGCCGACGCGCCGAGCGACGGACGCCCGCGCATCGATCTCGTCGGCGCCGTGCTCTCCGCCCTTGGGCTCGGGATCTTCGTCTACGGCGTACTCCGCTCGGACGAATGGGGCTGGTTCCAGCCGAAGCCCGACGCACCCTCCTGGCTCGGGATCTCACTGGTCATCTGGCTGATGCTGGTGGGTGTGCTCCTGATCTGGCTCTTCCTCCGCTGGGAGGCCCGTCTCGTGGAGCAGCGCAAGGAACCACTCGTGGACCCGGCGCTGCTGCAGAACAAGCAGCTCACCGGCGGGCTGACGATGTTCTTCTTCCAATACCTCGTGCAGATGGGCGTGTTCTTCGTCGTACCGCTCTACCTGTCGGTCGCGCTCGGCCTGTCCGCGCTCAAGACCGGCGCATACCTCCTGCCGCTCTCACTGACACTGCTGGCCGCCGCGATCCTGATCCCACGTTTCTTCCCGGACGTCTCGCCACGGCGGGTGGTGCGGCTCGGGATCCTCTCACTACTCGCGGGCGCGGTGGTCCTGATGGCCGCGCTCGACGCAGACGCGGGGGCGGAAATCGTCACCATCCCCCTTCTGTTGATCGGGCTCGGTATGGGCGCGCTGGCGTCCCAGCTCGGGTCGGTCACCGTGTCCGCAGTGCCGGACGAGCAGAGCGCGGAGGTCGGCGGCATCCAGAACGCCGTCACCAACCTCGGCGCCTCGATCGGTACGGCACTCGCCGGGTCGATCCTGATCGCCGCGCTGACGGCTTCGTTTCTGACCACCATCGACCAGAATCCGGCGGTGCCGGCCGAGGTCAAGAGTCAGGCAACCGTCCAACTCCAGAGCGGTGTGCCCTTTCTGTCGGACGCCCAGCTCAAGACCGCCCTCGACGATGCGGGCACGAGCACGGAGGTGACCCAGGCCGCGCTCGACGCGAACGCCGCAGCGAGGCTCGACGGCCTGCGCGCCGCACTCGCCATCCTCGCCCTCGCCGCCCTCATCGCCCTGTTCTTCACCCATCGGATCCCGACGACCCAGCCCCGCTCGACAAAGCCATAG